The Neobacillus sp. OS1-2 genome includes a window with the following:
- the rplM gene encoding 50S ribosomal protein L13, with translation MRTTFMANANNIERKWYVIDAEGKTLGRLASEVASILRGKNKPTFTPHVDTGDNVIILNASKVELTGKKLTDKIYYRHTMHPGGLKTRTALEMRTNYAEKMIELAVKGMLPKNSLGRQMFKKLHVYAGAEHPHQAQQPEVYELRG, from the coding sequence ATGCGTACAACGTTTATGGCAAATGCCAACAATATCGAGCGTAAATGGTACGTGATTGATGCTGAGGGCAAAACTCTTGGACGTCTTGCATCTGAAGTTGCATCAATCTTACGTGGTAAAAACAAACCAACTTTTACACCACATGTTGACACTGGTGATAATGTAATCATTCTTAACGCATCAAAAGTAGAACTAACTGGTAAAAAATTAACTGACAAGATCTACTACCGTCACACCATGCACCCAGGTGGTTTAAAAACTAGAACTGCCCTTGAAATGCGTACAAACTACGCTGAGAAAATGATTGAGCTTGCTGTTAAAGGCATGCTTCCAAAGAATTCTCTTGGTCGTCAAATGTTTAAAAAATTACACGTATACGCTGGCGCAGAACATCCGCACCAAGCACAACAACCTGAAGTTTACGAACTTCGCGGTTAA
- the rpsI gene encoding 30S ribosomal protein S9, which translates to MAQVEYIGTGRRKSSVARVRIVPGTGKITINGRDIEDYIPFEALRMVVNQPLVATETKGSYDVLVNVSGGGYTGQAGAIRHGIARALLKADPEYRPTLKRAGLLTRDPRMKERKKYGLKGARRAPQFSKR; encoded by the coding sequence TTGGCACAAGTTGAATATATTGGTACTGGTCGTCGTAAGAGCTCTGTTGCACGTGTGCGCATAGTTCCAGGTACAGGTAAAATTACAATTAACGGACGTGACATCGAAGATTATATCCCATTTGAAGCTTTACGTATGGTGGTAAACCAACCATTAGTAGCTACTGAAACAAAGGGCAGCTATGATGTTCTTGTAAACGTGAGCGGCGGTGGATACACTGGTCAAGCTGGCGCAATCCGCCACGGTATTGCTCGTGCATTACTAAAAGCTGATCCAGAATATCGTCCAACATTAAAGCGTGCAGGACTATTAACACGTGACCCACGTATGAAAGAACGTAAAAAATACGGTCTTAAAGGTGCGCGTCGTGCGCCTCAGTTCTCAAAACGTTAA
- a CDS encoding GAF domain-containing sensor histidine kinase, which translates to MSVEAGYEEISMLKEIAELLNEGTDTKAVLSGVLKKLLHVTGLQTGWIFLIDESGAHQLVADEALPPALANNQNQRMCQGTCWCVNKYNNQELHKASNIIECKRIEDAIKENAGETCGLTHHATVPLRAGQERFGILNVGSPNKTHFEKNELALLEAVAYQIGTALKRIKLTQWEQETALVTERNRLARDLHDSVNQLLFSLSLTARAGVEMTEKPEVRQTFSYIQDLAHEALGEMRALIWQLRPQGLEHGLVSALRSYADMLGLSIETEITGAASIPGKVEETLWRIGQEALANCKKHSQSTAAVLIFQASHRGVKMTIKDKGCGFHYDESLKIPSLGLKNMKARTKALNGHFHLISKAGNGTEIEITIPF; encoded by the coding sequence ATGTCTGTAGAGGCTGGATACGAAGAGATTAGCATGTTAAAGGAAATTGCGGAGCTTTTAAATGAGGGAACAGATACAAAGGCCGTGTTGTCTGGGGTTTTGAAGAAACTCCTCCATGTGACTGGACTTCAAACAGGCTGGATCTTTTTGATCGACGAAAGTGGTGCGCATCAGCTTGTGGCGGATGAAGCTCTACCACCAGCTTTGGCCAATAATCAGAATCAACGGATGTGCCAAGGTACATGCTGGTGCGTCAATAAATATAACAACCAGGAACTGCATAAAGCTTCGAATATTATAGAATGTAAACGAATTGAAGATGCCATAAAAGAGAATGCCGGAGAAACGTGCGGTCTCACCCATCATGCCACCGTCCCGCTCCGCGCCGGACAAGAACGCTTCGGGATCTTAAATGTAGGATCGCCAAACAAAACACACTTTGAGAAAAATGAACTTGCTTTACTTGAAGCGGTTGCTTATCAAATCGGAACGGCATTGAAGAGGATCAAACTGACCCAGTGGGAGCAAGAGACAGCGCTCGTTACCGAGCGAAATCGGCTCGCAAGGGATCTTCACGATTCCGTTAACCAGCTTTTATTCTCGCTAAGCCTTACCGCCAGAGCCGGGGTAGAAATGACTGAAAAACCAGAGGTCAGACAAACATTTAGTTATATTCAGGATTTAGCCCATGAAGCTCTTGGTGAAATGAGAGCATTAATCTGGCAGCTGAGGCCACAAGGATTGGAACATGGATTGGTAAGCGCACTGAGAAGCTATGCCGATATGCTCGGCCTCTCCATAGAAACAGAGATAACAGGCGCTGCAAGCATTCCCGGTAAAGTGGAGGAAACTTTGTGGCGCATTGGGCAAGAGGCACTGGCCAATTGTAAAAAGCATTCCCAGTCCACAGCGGCGGTTTTAATTTTTCAAGCTTCCCATAGAGGGGTAAAGATGACCATAAAGGATAAGGGCTGCGGCTTCCATTATGATGAAAGTCTTAAAATCCCTTCATTGGGACTGAAAAATATGAAAGCACGAACAAAAGCATTAAACGGCCATTTTCATTTAATCAGCAAAGCAGGAAATGGGACTGAAATAGAGATCACCATTCCGTTCTAG